A single window of Nitrospiria bacterium DNA harbors:
- a CDS encoding DegQ family serine endoprotease gives MKMLQEMENVLVDLAERVKPAVVNISPATHPTPKQGESPQGDRPPESSGSGSGVIIDKKGYIVTNNHVVGDATEVEVRLSDKSRFTGKVIGKDPDTDVAVVKVDPDHDLPYVPMGDSSSVKVGQWVIAVGNPFGLDRTVTLGVVSALGRENVNLSRYEDFIQTDASINPGNSGGPLFNLDGEVVGINTAIINFAQGIGFAIPSNMVQNVMNQLISKGHVVRGWLGVGIQPVTADLATKFNVKEDSGVLVNEVFEGDPASKAGVQPGDIIIKLDGKPVDTPQTLSRLIASFPPGKDAAFEIIRDGQRKNLTVKLGERKEEAVTASIPKQQPETVLGLNVQDLTPELADRFKLKDEKGVLVTKVDSGSSADSEGIKEGDLIKEVNRNKVENSDDFRNAIAKVKKGDSVLIRIIRENRAFYVVLKTDSE, from the coding sequence ATGAAAATGCTCCAGGAGATGGAAAATGTTTTGGTTGATCTTGCGGAACGCGTAAAACCGGCTGTGGTGAACATTTCCCCGGCGACCCATCCCACTCCCAAACAAGGGGAATCACCTCAGGGCGACCGTCCTCCGGAAAGTTCAGGGTCCGGTTCAGGAGTGATTATCGACAAGAAAGGATACATCGTCACGAACAATCATGTAGTCGGGGACGCGACGGAAGTGGAGGTTCGCTTATCGGACAAGAGTCGTTTTACCGGGAAAGTCATCGGGAAAGATCCGGATACGGATGTGGCTGTCGTCAAGGTCGATCCCGATCATGATCTCCCCTACGTTCCCATGGGCGATTCCAGTTCGGTCAAGGTGGGGCAATGGGTCATCGCGGTCGGCAACCCCTTCGGTTTGGACCGCACCGTAACGCTCGGAGTCGTCAGCGCCCTTGGACGTGAGAATGTCAATCTTTCCCGATATGAAGATTTCATTCAAACCGATGCATCGATCAATCCTGGAAACAGCGGCGGGCCGTTGTTTAATCTGGACGGCGAGGTCGTCGGTATCAATACCGCCATCATCAATTTTGCTCAAGGCATCGGATTTGCCATTCCGTCCAACATGGTCCAGAATGTGATGAATCAATTGATCTCCAAGGGACATGTGGTCCGGGGCTGGTTGGGCGTGGGAATTCAGCCGGTCACGGCCGATCTTGCAACCAAGTTTAATGTCAAGGAAGATTCGGGCGTCCTGGTGAATGAAGTTTTCGAAGGCGATCCGGCTTCGAAAGCCGGAGTACAGCCGGGCGATATCATTATCAAGCTGGACGGGAAACCGGTGGATACGCCTCAGACCCTGTCCCGCTTGATCGCGTCCTTTCCCCCCGGCAAAGACGCGGCCTTTGAAATCATCCGGGACGGTCAACGAAAAAACCTGACGGTTAAACTGGGAGAGCGAAAAGAAGAAGCGGTGACGGCCTCGATACCGAAGCAGCAGCCTGAAACGGTTTTGGGTTTAAACGTACAGGACCTGACGCCGGAACTGGCCGATCGTTTCAAGCTCAAGGATGAAAAGGGCGTATTGGTCACAAAAGTCGACTCCGGCAGTTCGGCCGATTCGGAAGGCATCAAGGAAGGCGATCTGATCAAAGAAGTCAACCGAAACAAGGTCGAAAACTCGGATGACTTTCGGAATGCGATTGCAAAGGTCAAGAAGGGAGACAGCGTCTTGATCCGCATTATCCGGGAAAACCGCGCCTTTTACGTGGTTCTCAAGACAGACTCAGAATAG